In Roseofilum casamattae BLCC-M143, one genomic interval encodes:
- a CDS encoding Uma2 family endonuclease has product MLLEYNPRAGLPSAQDLPDSDDTPVDNLLQHLIPMLLEIILDSIWSERIDWFFGVNMGIYYDPEEPAIVPDGFLSLGVSRTSEIGMRPSYVLWEERQVPTLVLEVVSKTRGGEYSRKKEQYAQMGVLYYVIYNDLRKRKPKLEVYQLEGNEYRLLSGDIIWFPELQLGIGRAEGKFQGTTREWLYWYDENGERYPTPDERTERERQRAEIAEAERDRQQERAEAAESALQELRDRLRQSNIDPDSLLGFG; this is encoded by the coding sequence ATGCTGCTAGAATACAACCCCAGAGCTGGCTTACCTTCGGCGCAAGACTTACCCGACTCTGACGATACTCCTGTGGATAATTTACTGCAACATCTCATTCCCATGCTTCTGGAAATTATCTTAGACTCAATTTGGTCGGAGAGAATAGATTGGTTTTTTGGCGTGAATATGGGTATTTATTATGACCCAGAGGAACCTGCTATTGTCCCGGATGGTTTTTTGAGTCTTGGTGTTTCCAGAACGAGCGAGATTGGTATGCGCCCATCTTATGTGCTTTGGGAAGAGAGACAAGTACCAACTTTGGTGTTAGAAGTCGTCTCAAAAACACGAGGAGGAGAGTATAGCCGTAAAAAAGAGCAGTACGCACAAATGGGAGTCCTCTATTATGTCATCTATAATGACCTGCGGAAAAGGAAGCCGAAACTAGAGGTTTATCAACTAGAAGGGAATGAATATCGATTATTATCGGGGGACATCATCTGGTTTCCCGAGTTACAATTGGGTATTGGTAGAGCCGAGGGAAAATTTCAAGGAACGACCAGAGAATGGCTCTATTGGTACGATGAAAATGGAGAGCGCTATCCAACTCCAGACGAAAGAACCGAACGGGAGCGACAAAGAGCTGAGATTGCCGAAGCAGAACGCGATCGCCAACAAGAAAGAGCCGAGGCAGCAGAGTCCGCACTACAAGAATTGCGCGATCGCCTGCGACAATCAAACATCGATCCAGATTCTCTACTGGGTTTCGGTTAA
- a CDS encoding RNA-guided endonuclease InsQ/TnpB family protein, with product MLVYEAKLKGKQYQYGRLNEAIRTGLFIRNSCLRYWEDGQAKSRYDLYKYVTKLAKDSDFPWAGKLNSQARQAMAERTWAAISRFFDNCKKQIPGKKGYPKYKKNRPNHGSVEYKVTGWKLSENRDRITFTDGFKAGEFKLYGSRDLNYYQLEQIKRVRVVRRADGYYAQFCIDHNRIEEKPPTGKTIGLDVGISAFYTDSDGKKVVNPKYLRKSEKSLKRLQKRVSRKFLKGQPQSNSYKRAKQKLAKKHLKVSRQRKDFAVKLARCVVESNDLVAYEELKVRNLVKNHCLAKSISDASWAMFRTWIEYFGKVFGRATVAVPPHYTSQNCSNCGTTVKKSLSTRTHRCKCGTVLDRDENAAVNILKLGLRTVGHTETLQEYWIDASGQLALFCVDESQYSKVSG from the coding sequence ATGTTAGTCTACGAAGCCAAGCTAAAAGGGAAACAGTATCAGTATGGACGGCTCAACGAAGCTATTCGTACTGGTTTATTTATCCGTAATTCTTGCCTTCGTTATTGGGAAGACGGTCAAGCTAAGAGTCGCTATGATTTATACAAATATGTCACCAAATTAGCCAAAGACAGCGACTTCCCTTGGGCTGGCAAACTCAACTCTCAAGCTCGGCAAGCGATGGCGGAACGTACCTGGGCAGCTATTTCTCGATTCTTTGATAACTGCAAAAAGCAGATACCAGGAAAGAAAGGCTATCCCAAGTACAAGAAAAACAGACCAAATCATGGCTCTGTGGAGTACAAAGTAACAGGTTGGAAGCTATCTGAAAACCGAGATAGGATAACTTTCACTGATGGTTTTAAAGCGGGTGAGTTTAAACTTTACGGCAGCCGAGACTTAAATTACTATCAACTTGAGCAAATTAAGCGGGTTAGGGTAGTAAGAAGAGCTGATGGCTATTATGCTCAGTTTTGCATCGACCATAACCGTATTGAAGAAAAGCCCCCAACGGGTAAAACCATAGGTCTTGATGTGGGCATTTCAGCCTTCTATACAGACTCTGATGGCAAAAAAGTTGTTAACCCTAAGTACCTGAGAAAATCGGAGAAGTCCCTCAAACGACTACAGAAACGAGTTTCTCGGAAGTTCCTGAAGGGTCAACCACAGTCAAACAGCTACAAGAGGGCTAAGCAAAAACTGGCGAAGAAGCACCTAAAAGTAAGTAGGCAGCGTAAAGATTTTGCTGTTAAGTTGGCAAGATGCGTAGTCGAGTCTAACGACTTGGTAGCCTATGAAGAGTTGAAAGTGCGGAATCTGGTCAAGAACCATTGTCTAGCTAAATCAATATCAGATGCTAGCTGGGCAATGTTTAGGACATGGATAGAGTATTTCGGGAAGGTATTTGGCAGAGCAACTGTTGCTGTACCTCCCCACTACACCTCTCAAAACTGTTCTAACTGTGGCACTACAGTTAAGAAATCCCTCAGTACTCGTACCCATAGATGTAAGTGTGGAACCGTGCTAGATCGAGACGAAAATGCCGCAGTGAATATTCTCAAGTTAGGTCTGCGTACCGTAGGGCATACGGAAACGCTCCAGGAATACTGGATCGACGCTTCTGGGCAGCTCGCCCTCTTTTGTGTTGATGAAAGTCAATACTCTAAGGTGTCTGGATGA
- a CDS encoding diflavin flavoprotein, with product MAPLTKPRDVQVVYLDNDTTLLRSRTWDRLKFEVEYSLQKGTTANSFLIKGDKIALIDPPGESFSQNYIQALQERLDLKSLDYIIVQHFNPNRAATLKALVALAPHVTIVCSKAAKLAMDKLWNEEPIAANIQIINRGDLDLDLGSGHNLQFTLTPTPRWPDGICTYDPKSQILWTDKFFGAHVCGDQVFDEGWKFYSEDRRYYYDCVHAAQPQQVLSALKRLQDKPARFYSPAHGPLLRYGKQELTQLYHQWSEKQNRQELSVALIYASAYGNTGTLAQAIARGITKAGVAVELIDCEQVDPSDIQARVEKCDGFILGSPTLAGHPPTQVQTALGIVMSTAAKTKLAGVFGSFGWSGEAIDILESKLRDAGYNFGFEPIRVKFAPTDAIIQECKEAGIDFAQKLKKNLKRRTPKRSVNVSSSDRTAQAVGRVVGSLCIVSAHRGELHSAMLASWVSQATFNPPGITVAVAKDRAMESVTHTGDKFVLNILPENSSLARQFTKTFAPGEDRFVGVETETASNGGKILTGALAYLECTVRDRLECGDHWMVYATVESGQLFDPSGVTAVHHRKTGSYY from the coding sequence ATGGCTCCTCTCACCAAACCTCGCGACGTTCAGGTCGTTTATCTCGATAATGACACCACATTATTGCGATCGCGCACTTGGGATCGTCTTAAGTTTGAAGTGGAATATTCCTTGCAAAAGGGAACCACCGCTAATTCGTTTCTGATTAAAGGCGATAAGATCGCTCTGATCGATCCTCCCGGAGAGTCATTTTCGCAGAACTATATCCAAGCATTGCAAGAACGGCTGGATTTAAAGTCTCTCGACTATATCATCGTGCAGCACTTTAACCCCAACCGAGCCGCAACCCTCAAAGCCTTAGTCGCTCTAGCTCCGCACGTTACCATTGTTTGCTCGAAAGCGGCGAAGCTAGCCATGGATAAACTCTGGAACGAAGAACCCATCGCAGCGAACATTCAGATTATAAACCGGGGAGACTTAGATCTCGACCTCGGTAGCGGCCATAATCTGCAATTTACTCTAACTCCGACACCGCGCTGGCCTGACGGCATTTGTACTTACGATCCGAAGTCGCAAATTCTGTGGACGGATAAGTTCTTTGGCGCTCATGTCTGCGGCGATCAAGTGTTTGATGAAGGCTGGAAATTTTACAGCGAAGACCGACGCTATTATTACGACTGCGTTCATGCCGCTCAACCCCAGCAGGTGCTTAGTGCGCTCAAACGCCTGCAGGATAAACCGGCGCGCTTTTATTCTCCGGCGCACGGCCCTCTGTTGCGTTATGGCAAGCAAGAGTTAACCCAGTTATATCACCAGTGGAGCGAGAAACAAAACAGACAAGAATTATCTGTAGCGCTGATTTATGCGTCTGCCTATGGGAATACGGGAACCTTGGCTCAGGCGATCGCTCGCGGCATTACGAAAGCGGGAGTTGCAGTAGAATTAATTGACTGCGAACAAGTCGATCCGAGCGATATTCAAGCTCGGGTAGAAAAGTGCGATGGGTTTATTTTAGGTTCTCCAACATTGGCCGGACATCCACCGACTCAGGTGCAAACAGCGTTAGGAATTGTTATGTCTACTGCCGCGAAAACTAAGTTAGCTGGGGTGTTTGGTTCCTTTGGATGGAGTGGAGAGGCGATCGATATTCTGGAGAGCAAGCTGCGGGATGCCGGGTATAATTTTGGTTTTGAACCGATCCGAGTTAAGTTTGCGCCAACGGATGCCATTATTCAAGAATGTAAGGAAGCTGGCATTGATTTTGCCCAGAAGTTAAAGAAAAATTTGAAACGACGGACGCCGAAGCGATCGGTGAATGTTTCCAGTAGCGATCGCACGGCTCAGGCTGTCGGCCGCGTGGTCGGTTCCCTCTGTATTGTCTCGGCCCATCGCGGAGAGTTGCACAGTGCCATGCTCGCCAGTTGGGTATCGCAAGCGACGTTTAATCCTCCGGGAATTACGGTAGCCGTGGCCAAAGATCGGGCCATGGAATCGGTGACTCATACGGGGGATAAATTCGTGTTAAATATTTTGCCCGAAAATAGTTCTTTAGCCCGGCAATTTACGAAGACTTTTGCTCCCGGTGAAGACCGGTTTGTGGGAGTGGAAACGGAAACGGCGAGCAATGGTGGGAAAATTCTCACCGGTGCTTTAGCGTATCTGGAATGTACGGTTCGCGATCGCCTCGAATGCGGCGATCATTGGATGGTGTACGCTACTGTGGAAAGCGGCCAACTGTTCGATCCCAGTGGAGTGACGGCAGTTCACCATCGGAAAACGGGCAGCTATTATTAA